Proteins found in one Sorghum bicolor cultivar BTx623 chromosome 1, Sorghum_bicolor_NCBIv3, whole genome shotgun sequence genomic segment:
- the LOC8086238 gene encoding polycomb group protein EMBRYONIC FLOWER 2 isoform X1, with the protein MCLQHSRARLSPDEQLAAERSFALYCKPIELYNIIQRRAVKNPPFIQRSLLYKIQARRKKRIQITVSLSASANTQAPNIFPLHVLLARPTSNISLEGHSPIYRFSRVCLLTNFSEFGNKGKTEATFIIPDVKNLSTSRACNLNIILISCGQVGQIIGEDSCSGNDVERSSLQKLEGKCSWGKIPTNVLASSLEKCVTLSTGDAVDLASTVTMSPSFLEPKFLEQDSCLTFCSHKVDATGSYQLEVCISAEEAGARELLLSPYYCNYSYDNVPPSLLPEIIRLRAGNVLFNYKYYNNTMQKTEVTEDFSCPFCLVPCGSFKGLGCHLNSSHDLFHYEFWISEECQAVNVSLKADAWKTESVAEGVDPRHQTFSYCSRFKKRRRLETTAEKFRHVHPHIMESGSHEDAQAGSEDDYAQRENGLSVAHAAVDPSQPVHGSNLSLPTVLQFGKSRKLSIERSDPRNRQLLQKRQFFHSHRAQPMPLEQVFSDHDSEDEVDDDIADFEDRRMLDDFVDVTKDEKLIMHMWNSFVRKQRVLADGHIPWACEAFSRCHGQQLVQNPALLWGWRFFMIKLWNHSLLDARAMNTCNTILQGYQDGSSDPK; encoded by the exons ATGTGCCTTCAACACTCTAGGGCTCGATTGTCTCCAGACGAGCAACTCGCTGCAGAAAGAAGTTTTGCCTTGTATTGCAAGCCAATTGAGCTGTACAATATTATCCAGAGGCGAGCCGTTAAAAAT CCCCCTTTTATTCAAAGATCCCTTCTATATAAGATACAGGCAAGGAGAAAAAAGAG GATTCAAATAACTGTATCACTTTCTGCAAGTGCAAATACACAAGCACCGAATATCTTTCCCCTTCATGTACTTTTAGCTAGACCTACCAGTAATATTTCGCTTGAAGGG CATTCTCCGATATATCGATTCAGTAGGGTTTGCTTGCTTACAAATTTTAGTGAATTTGGAAATAAAGGCAAAACTGAAGCCACATTCATCATCCCTGATGTGAAGAATTTGTCAACCTCCCGTGCTTGCAACCTTAACATTATATTAATTAGCTGTG GGCAAGTAGGACAAATTATTGGTGAAGATAGCTGCTCCGGGAATGATGTGGAAAGATCTTCCCTCCAAA AGCTTGAAGGGAAATGTTCCTGGGGTAAAATACCGACTAATGTACTTGCATCCTCTTTGGAGAAATGTGTGACTTTAAGTACAGGAGATGCTGTGGATTTGGCTTCGACAGTTACAATGAGCCCAAGCTTCTTAGAG CCAAAATTTCTTGAACAAGACAGTTGTTTGACATTTTGCTCTCATAAGGTTGATGCTACG GGTTCATACCAATTAGAAGTATGCATATCTGCAGAAGAGGCTGGTGCAAGAGAATTACTTTTGTCTCCTTATTATTGTAATTACTCATATGATAATGTCCCACCTTCGTTATTACCAGAAATCATAAG GTTGAGAGCTGGAAATGTACTTTTTAATTACAAGTACTACAATAATACAATGCAAAAGACTGAAG TTACTGAAGATTTTTCCTGCCCATTTTGCTTGGTACCATGTGGAAGCTTCAAG GGCCTGGGATGCCACTTAAACTCATCACATGACCTGTTCCACTATGAGTTCTGG ATATCTGAAGAGTGCCAGGCTGTGAATGTTAGTCTGAAGGCTGATGCCTGGAAAACTGAG TCTGTGGCAGAGGGAGTTGATCCAAGGCATCAAACATTTTCTTACTG CTCGAGGTTTAAGAAGCGTAGAAGGTTGGAAACGACAGCTGAGAAATTCAGGCATGTTCACCCACATATTATGGAATCAGGATCACATGAAGATGCCCAGGCAGGGTCTGAAGATGACTATGCACAAAGGGAGAACG GGCTTTCTGTAGCACACGCTGCAGTTGACCCTAGTCAGCCTGTACATGGGAGCAATCTTTCACTACCAACAGTGCTACAGTTTGGGAAGTCGAGGAAACTATCTATTGAGCGATCTGACCCCAGAAA TCGACAACTGCTGCAAAAGCGTCAGTTCTTCCATTCACACAGGGCACAG CCAATGCCATTGGAACAAGTCTTCTCAGATCATGATAGTGAAGACGAGGTTGATGATGATATTGCTGACTTTGAGGATAGAAGG ATGCTTGACGATTTTGTTGATGTTACAAAAGATGAGAAGCTTATTATGCATATGTGGAATTCATTTGTTCGAAAACAAAG GGTGCTAGCTGATGGTCATATACCTTGGGCCTGCGAGGCATTCTCCAGATGCCATGGACAACAGCTTGTACAAAACCCTGCCCTGCTGTG GGGCTGGCGTTTCTTCATGATTAAACTCTGGAACCACAGCCTTCTCGATGCCCGTGCCATGAATACTTGCAACACAATTCTTCAAGGCTACCAAGACGGAAGTTCGGACCCCAAGTAA
- the LOC8086238 gene encoding polycomb group protein EMBRYONIC FLOWER 2 isoform X2, with protein MCLQHSRARLSPDEQLAAERSFALYCKPIELYNIIQRRAVKNPPFIQRSLLYKIQARRKKRIQITVSLSASANTQAPNIFPLHVLLARPTSNISLEGHSPIYRFSRVCLLTNFSEFGNKGKTEATFIIPDVKNLSTSRACNLNIILISCGQVGQIIGEDSCSGNDVERSSLQKLEGKCSWGKIPTNVLASSLEKCVTLSTGDAVDLASTVTMSPSFLEPKFLEQDSCLTFCSHKVDATGSYQLEVCISAEEAGARELLLSPYYCNYSYDNVPPSLLPEIIRLRAGNVLFNYKYYNNTMQKTEVTEDFSCPFCLVPCGSFKGLGCHLNSSHDLFHYEFWISEECQAVNVSLKADAWKTESVAEGVDPRHQTFSYCSRFKKRRRLETTAEKFRHVHPHIMESGSHEDAQAGSEDDYAQRENGLSVAHAAVDPSQPVHGSNLSLPTVLQFGKSRKLSIERSDPRNRQLLQKRQFFHSHRAQIFGSAYSCC; from the exons ATGTGCCTTCAACACTCTAGGGCTCGATTGTCTCCAGACGAGCAACTCGCTGCAGAAAGAAGTTTTGCCTTGTATTGCAAGCCAATTGAGCTGTACAATATTATCCAGAGGCGAGCCGTTAAAAAT CCCCCTTTTATTCAAAGATCCCTTCTATATAAGATACAGGCAAGGAGAAAAAAGAG GATTCAAATAACTGTATCACTTTCTGCAAGTGCAAATACACAAGCACCGAATATCTTTCCCCTTCATGTACTTTTAGCTAGACCTACCAGTAATATTTCGCTTGAAGGG CATTCTCCGATATATCGATTCAGTAGGGTTTGCTTGCTTACAAATTTTAGTGAATTTGGAAATAAAGGCAAAACTGAAGCCACATTCATCATCCCTGATGTGAAGAATTTGTCAACCTCCCGTGCTTGCAACCTTAACATTATATTAATTAGCTGTG GGCAAGTAGGACAAATTATTGGTGAAGATAGCTGCTCCGGGAATGATGTGGAAAGATCTTCCCTCCAAA AGCTTGAAGGGAAATGTTCCTGGGGTAAAATACCGACTAATGTACTTGCATCCTCTTTGGAGAAATGTGTGACTTTAAGTACAGGAGATGCTGTGGATTTGGCTTCGACAGTTACAATGAGCCCAAGCTTCTTAGAG CCAAAATTTCTTGAACAAGACAGTTGTTTGACATTTTGCTCTCATAAGGTTGATGCTACG GGTTCATACCAATTAGAAGTATGCATATCTGCAGAAGAGGCTGGTGCAAGAGAATTACTTTTGTCTCCTTATTATTGTAATTACTCATATGATAATGTCCCACCTTCGTTATTACCAGAAATCATAAG GTTGAGAGCTGGAAATGTACTTTTTAATTACAAGTACTACAATAATACAATGCAAAAGACTGAAG TTACTGAAGATTTTTCCTGCCCATTTTGCTTGGTACCATGTGGAAGCTTCAAG GGCCTGGGATGCCACTTAAACTCATCACATGACCTGTTCCACTATGAGTTCTGG ATATCTGAAGAGTGCCAGGCTGTGAATGTTAGTCTGAAGGCTGATGCCTGGAAAACTGAG TCTGTGGCAGAGGGAGTTGATCCAAGGCATCAAACATTTTCTTACTG CTCGAGGTTTAAGAAGCGTAGAAGGTTGGAAACGACAGCTGAGAAATTCAGGCATGTTCACCCACATATTATGGAATCAGGATCACATGAAGATGCCCAGGCAGGGTCTGAAGATGACTATGCACAAAGGGAGAACG GGCTTTCTGTAGCACACGCTGCAGTTGACCCTAGTCAGCCTGTACATGGGAGCAATCTTTCACTACCAACAGTGCTACAGTTTGGGAAGTCGAGGAAACTATCTATTGAGCGATCTGACCCCAGAAA TCGACAACTGCTGCAAAAGCGTCAGTTCTTCCATTCACACAGGGCACAG atttttggcTCTGCGTATTCTTGTTGTTAA